A single region of the Peptococcus niger genome encodes:
- a CDS encoding IS1096 element passenger TnpR family protein: MQEAIKLLMTFDAGESPIWRELLIPRHATAADLGRWLAIAAGYKGTESWEILCPEFKMRITEDRALLNEAKVLKAERAAEAEAKGEEVEETPGETVIVYAGDLPLWPFLKDHPNLTFLYDMIDEWRWRLSAEPMDEAVDGDLPRLVQGIGTAPFVGVGGLQGYYDVLAHLTENGPQADEIRDWLEDQDLYFFDADRVQAALKVCAAERKNR; this comes from the coding sequence ATGCAGGAAGCGATTAAATTACTCATGACCTTTGACGCCGGTGAAAGCCCCATCTGGCGGGAATTGCTTATTCCCAGACATGCCACTGCGGCAGACCTGGGGCGCTGGTTGGCGATTGCCGCCGGTTACAAGGGCACGGAAAGTTGGGAGATTCTTTGCCCGGAATTTAAAATGCGCATTACTGAAGACAGGGCCCTGCTGAATGAAGCCAAGGTGTTGAAGGCAGAACGGGCGGCTGAGGCTGAGGCCAAGGGAGAAGAAGTTGAAGAAACCCCCGGTGAAACCGTCATCGTATACGCCGGTGACCTGCCCCTGTGGCCTTTTTTAAAAGACCACCCGAACCTGACCTTTCTATATGATATGATCGATGAATGGCGCTGGCGCCTATCTGCAGAGCCGATGGATGAGGCGGTGGACGGTGACTTGCCACGCTTGGTCCAGGGCATCGGCACGGCGCCCTTTGTGGGGGTCGGCGGCTTGCAGGGCTACTACGACGTGCTGGCGCATTTAACCGAGAACGGTCCGCAGGCAGATGAGATTCGCGATTGGCTGGAGGACCAGGACCTGTACTTCTTTGACGCTGACCGGGTTCAGGCGGCGTTAAAGGTGTGTGCGGCCGAAAGAAAAAACAGATAA
- a CDS encoding FAD:protein FMN transferase — MKKQVLAFCLLSALVLSACHNATDAQEKNTPATSDSSPQPATAVVDKTAFDDMDMPTITFGDSGYSSAPVAADADGFALDTTIHIRLFAKDKDSAKKAMRAAFSEVNRFNRIFSATTDSGEIARLNKTGEGTLSPEVLALFDKALQVYDDTGGAYNVALYPVSQLWGFPTGDYHKPDEPALQAALPLTNPHEVRVNPQTGNMRFTRAGMGLDFDGISQGALSDRLMDVLQDAGISSGLVNIDGNVQVLHRHPDKTDFRIGIQDPSNDTGYIGSVDVNNKAVITTGDYQRSFEADGKTWHSILNPQTGMPAENGLNSVSVIAQSGATASALSRALYVLGPKEAIAYWQKHAKDFDMILYYKDGQVAVTGGIAKHYTANNRPQPDMITAES, encoded by the coding sequence ATGAAAAAACAAGTCCTTGCGTTCTGTTTGCTCAGCGCCCTCGTCTTGAGCGCTTGCCACAACGCTACCGATGCGCAAGAAAAAAATACACCGGCAACATCTGACAGCAGCCCGCAACCGGCAACAGCTGTCGTCGATAAAACAGCCTTTGACGACATGGACATGCCCACCATCACCTTCGGTGACAGCGGGTACAGCTCCGCCCCTGTGGCCGCAGATGCGGACGGCTTTGCACTGGACACAACCATTCACATTCGCTTATTCGCCAAGGATAAAGACAGTGCCAAAAAAGCCATGCGGGCCGCTTTTAGCGAGGTGAACCGCTTTAACCGTATTTTTTCCGCCACCACAGACAGCGGCGAAATTGCCCGGTTAAACAAAACAGGCGAAGGCACTTTGAGCCCTGAAGTCCTGGCCTTGTTTGATAAGGCCCTTCAAGTTTACGATGACACCGGCGGTGCCTATAACGTGGCCCTCTATCCGGTGAGCCAGCTGTGGGGATTTCCCACCGGCGATTACCACAAGCCGGATGAGCCGGCCCTGCAAGCGGCCTTGCCCTTGACCAATCCCCACGAGGTCCGGGTGAATCCGCAAACGGGCAACATGCGCTTTACCCGTGCCGGCATGGGTCTTGACTTTGACGGCATCAGCCAGGGCGCCCTCTCAGATCGGCTCATGGATGTCCTACAAGATGCCGGCATCAGTTCCGGCCTGGTCAACATTGACGGGAACGTCCAAGTGCTCCACCGTCACCCGGATAAAACGGATTTCCGGATCGGCATCCAAGACCCCTCCAACGATACCGGATACATCGGCTCTGTCGATGTGAACAATAAGGCCGTCATCACCACCGGCGATTACCAGCGCAGCTTTGAAGCCGACGGGAAAACCTGGCATTCCATTTTGAATCCGCAAACGGGCATGCCCGCAGAAAACGGGCTGAATTCGGTCAGTGTCATCGCCCAAAGCGGTGCCACCGCCAGCGCCCTTTCCCGCGCCCTTTACGTGCTCGGCCCCAAAGAAGCCATTGCCTATTGGCAAAAACACGCCAAGGACTTTGACATGATCCTCTATTATAAGGATGGTCAAGTCGCCGTTACCGGCGGCATCGCCAAACACTACACGGCCAATAACCGTCCCCAGCCGGATATGATCACCGCCGAAAGCTAA